The following proteins come from a genomic window of Nicotiana tomentosiformis chromosome 12, ASM39032v3, whole genome shotgun sequence:
- the LOC138902930 gene encoding uncharacterized protein, with the protein MVTQPVVPVQPMVRAATSEEEQLRLVRFKKSDPPTFSGLVSEGAQGFLEECHRILRTMGIVETIGVASTTFQLKGEAYQWWRAYELGSPTDAASLLWDQFSEMFLREFVPQSLRDAWSAEFEQLLQGIMSVSEYAIRFCDLARHTLALVATVRERVRRFIEGLRCDIQFSMARELESDVPFQQVVGIARRFEGMWGQEREDSRGQQREDRLGQEREGGEARRPRRPERSTGPYF; encoded by the coding sequence ATGGTGACTcagcctgtggtcccagttcagcccatggttagggccgcaacatctgaggaagaacagctTAGACTTGTAAGGTTCAAGAAGTCtgaccctcctaccttcagtggtttGGTTTCAGAGGGTGCACAGGgctttctagaggagtgccatcgcattctccgcactatgggtattgtggagacgattGGAGTTGCTtctactacgttccagcttaagggagaggcatatcagtggtggcgggcatacgagttgggtagcccgaccgatgcagcttcacttttaTGGGATCAATTTTcggagatgttcctgagagagtttgttcctcagtcccttcgagacgCATGgagcgcagagtttgagcagttgctcCAGGGAattatgtcagtgtcagagtatgctattAGATTctgtgatttggccagacatacacttgctttggtcgctacagttagagagcgagtccgtagattcattgaggggttAAGATGTGATATccagttcagcatggctcgggagttggagtcagatgttccatttcagcaggtggtgggGATCGCCCGCCGATTTGAGGGCATGTGGGGCCAAGAGAGAGAGGACAGTCGGGGCCAGCAGAGAGAGGACAGGCTGGGTCAAGAGAGAGAGGGCGGGGAGgctaggaggcctcgtagaccagagagatctactggtccatATTTttga
- the LOC104105761 gene encoding ADP-ribosylation factor yields the protein MGLSFTKLFSRLFAKKEMRILMVGLDAAGKTTILYKLKLGEIVTTIPTIGFNVETVEYKNISFTVWDVGGQDKIRPLWRHYFQNTQGLIFVVDSNDRDRVVEARDELHRMLNEDELRDAVLLVFANKQDLPNAMNAAEITDKLGLHSLRQRHWYIQSTCAASGEGLYEGLDWLSNNIASKA from the exons ATGGGGTTGTCTTTCACTAAGCTTTTCAGTCGGCTATTTGCCAAGAAGGAAATGCGAATTCTTATGGTAGGTCTTGATGCAGCTGGTAAGACAACCATATTGTACAAGCTCAAACTGGGAGAGATTGTTACCACTATTCCTACCATTG GATTTAACGTGGAGACTGTGGAGTACAAGAACATTAGCTTCACTGTCTGGGATGTTGGTGGTCAGGACAAG ATTCGACCACTGTGGAGACATTACTTCCAAAACACACAAGGGCTCATCTTTGTTGTTGACAGTAATGATCGGGACCGTGTTGTTGAGGCTAGAGACGAGTTGCACAGGATGTTGAATGAG GATGAACTGAGGGATGCGGTGCTGCTTGTGTTTGCCAACAAGCAAGATCTTCCAAATGCTATGAACGCTGCTGAGATTACTGATAAGCTTGGTCTTCACTCCCTCCGTCAACGTCACTG GTACATTCAGAGTACATGTGCCGCCTCTGGGGAAGGACTTTACGAGGGACTTGACTGGCTCTCCAACAACATTGCGAGCAAG GCTTAG